In one Pseudomonas sp. 31-12 genomic region, the following are encoded:
- a CDS encoding GGDEF domain-containing protein, translated as MKIEILKQAVMDSRDGITISDNLIDDNPLIFVNPAFERMTGYSFEEITNINCRYLQKNDQEQPELEIVHNAVKRGEYCLVTLRNYRKDGTMFWNELSISPVHDESGVVTNFLGIQKDVTPRMLIQQQIRDEHQSLEEMKAHFEQLSMKDGLTGIYNRRFFDIQFEIQCKIAFRNNDSLTLAMIDVDNFKSYNDIYGHQAGDEALIRVADSLNKSFQRGSDFAARYGGEEFIILSSGMTKDQSARHVETLCQLVRDLRIPHSASSTGYLTISVGFSVHTFGPLPPYNVLLARADKALYIAKERGRNQYFNL; from the coding sequence ATGAAAATTGAAATTCTTAAACAGGCAGTTATGGATTCGCGAGATGGCATTACCATCTCCGATAATCTTATCGACGACAACCCGCTGATTTTTGTAAATCCTGCTTTTGAGCGCATGACTGGTTACTCGTTTGAAGAAATCACTAACATTAACTGCCGATACCTACAAAAAAACGATCAAGAACAGCCTGAACTTGAAATTGTTCACAACGCCGTTAAAAGAGGTGAGTACTGCCTCGTAACCTTGCGAAACTACCGCAAGGATGGAACGATGTTTTGGAATGAACTAAGCATATCTCCAGTTCATGATGAAAGTGGGGTTGTAACCAATTTTTTAGGTATACAAAAAGATGTAACACCTCGCATGCTAATACAACAGCAAATTCGCGACGAGCATCAGTCCCTCGAGGAAATGAAAGCACACTTCGAACAACTATCCATGAAAGATGGATTGACAGGCATTTACAATCGTCGTTTTTTTGATATACAGTTCGAAATTCAATGTAAAATTGCATTTCGCAACAACGACTCATTGACTCTTGCCATGATTGATGTTGATAACTTCAAGTCATACAATGATATTTATGGGCATCAAGCTGGCGACGAAGCATTAATACGTGTCGCTGATAGTTTGAATAAGTCTTTCCAGCGTGGCTCTGATTTTGCAGCCAGGTATGGCGGTGAAGAATTTATAATTCTTTCCAGCGGCATGACGAAAGACCAATCAGCTCGGCACGTCGAAACTCTATGCCAACTAGTGCGAGACTTGAGAATACCGCACTCGGCTTCGAGCACAGGATACTTGACTATAAGCGTTGGTTTTTCAGTACATACATTTGGTCCACTGCCCCCGTATAACGTACTACTGGCCCGAGCCGATAAAGCTCTCTACATAGCTAAAGAACGGGGTAGAAACCAATATTTTAATCTTTAG